A genome region from Carya illinoinensis cultivar Pawnee chromosome 2, C.illinoinensisPawnee_v1, whole genome shotgun sequence includes the following:
- the LOC122301643 gene encoding uncharacterized protein LOC122301643, translating into MANIPTISSPFERPIIPINVVTTINEKLTPTTFPQWRVQFEALLIGYGLIDFVTGKHQCPTIDATNSTTSKVANSHWVCQDKLLLHAILASAPTTITPLLISWKTSQEAWIALTCLYVGKSLIRAMQLNKNLTLSTRGSRTVTKFLQGVKMIVIELAIIDHPVLDDDLTLYILNGLGLEFRDIAAPIRAWETSMKFEEIHDLLVAHENYSILLEA; encoded by the coding sequence ATGGCTAATATCCCTACAATATCCTCTCCTTTCGAAAGACCAATCATTCCCATCAATGTTGTCACCACTATTAATGAAAAACTTACCCCTACCACGTTTCCCCAATGGAGAGTTCAATTTGAAGCACTGCTAATAGGTTATGGCCTTATTGATTTTGTCACCGGAAAACATCAATGTCCAACCATTGATGCAACCAATTCCACCACCTCCAAAGTAGCGAACTCCCACTGGGTTTGCCAAGATAAACTCCTCCTCCATGCCATTCTTGCTTCTGCCCCTACAACAATCACACCACTCCTTATCTCCTGGAAAACGTCTCAAGAGGCCTGGATAGCCCTTACTTGCCTCTATGTGGGCAAATCTCTAATACGTGCAATGCAACTCAACAAGAATTTAACCTTGAGCACCCGTGGTAGTAGAACTGTCACCAAATTCCTCCAAGGCGTAAAAATGATTGTTATTGAGCTTGCAATCATAGATCACCCTGTTTTGGATGATGATCTAacactttatattttaaatggccTTGGGCTAGAGTTCCGCGACATTGCAGCACCCATTCGTGCTTGGGAAACCTCAATGAAATTTGAGGAAATTCATGACTTGCTGGTTGCTCATGAAAATTACAGTATCTTGCTAGAAGCATAA